One window of the Thermodesulfobacteriota bacterium genome contains the following:
- the infA gene encoding translation initiation factor IF-1, whose amino-acid sequence MPKEEAIEIEGTVIEPLPNAMFRVELDNKMKVLAHISGKMRMHFIKILPGDRVTVQLTPYDLTRGRIIYRSK is encoded by the coding sequence ATGCCAAAGGAAGAAGCGATAGAGATCGAAGGCACCGTGATCGAGCCCCTTCCGAACGCAATGTTCCGGGTGGAACTCGACAACAAGATGAAGGTGCTCGCCCACATATCGGGGAAGATGCGGATGCACTTCATCAAGATCCTGCCGGGGGACCGGGTCACCGTCCAGTTGACCCCGTACGACCTGACCCGCGGGCGGATTATTTATCGTTCGAAGTGA
- the map gene encoding type I methionyl aminopeptidase — protein sequence MILIKSPQEIEAMRRAGAVVGRFFEEVKPLILPGVTTWELEEFADRYIRRCGVRSAFKGYHGYPAHLCASLNNVVVHGIPSKECVVREGDILSVDFGVVLDGYYGDAAKTFAVGEIDAESRRLLETTERSLFAGIGAARSGNRLGDISEAVQSVVEKAGFSVVREFVGHGIGQSMHEEPQVPNFGSRGTGPRLHPGMTLAIEPMVNAGDWPVKVLTDGWTVVTRDNTRSAHFEHTIAVTEKEPEILSVP from the coding sequence ATGATCCTGATCAAGTCGCCTCAGGAGATCGAGGCGATGCGGCGCGCGGGCGCCGTCGTAGGGCGGTTCTTTGAAGAAGTGAAGCCGCTGATCCTTCCCGGGGTCACGACCTGGGAGCTCGAGGAGTTCGCGGACCGGTACATCCGGCGGTGCGGAGTCCGGAGCGCCTTCAAGGGCTACCACGGCTACCCCGCGCACCTCTGCGCCTCCCTGAACAACGTGGTGGTGCACGGGATCCCGTCGAAGGAGTGCGTGGTCCGGGAGGGCGACATCCTCAGCGTCGATTTCGGGGTGGTCCTCGACGGCTATTACGGCGACGCGGCGAAGACCTTCGCGGTGGGGGAGATCGACGCCGAGTCGCGGCGGCTCCTCGAGACCACGGAAAGGTCGCTGTTCGCAGGAATCGGAGCCGCGCGGTCAGGGAACCGGCTGGGCGACATCTCCGAGGCGGTGCAGTCGGTCGTGGAGAAGGCGGGGTTCTCCGTCGTCCGGGAATTCGTGGGCCACGGGATCGGGCAGTCGATGCACGAGGAACCCCAGGTGCCGAATTTCGGCAGCCGCGGCACCGGGCCCCGGCTGCACCCGGGGATGACGCTGGCGATCGAGCCCATGGTCAACGCGGGCGACTGGCCGGTGAAGGTGCTGACGGACGGGTGGACGGTGGTCACCCGGGACAACACCCGGTCGGCGCATTTCGAGCACACGATCGCCGTAACGGAGAAGGAACCGGAAATATTAAGCGTTCCGTGA